A stretch of Paludisphaera borealis DNA encodes these proteins:
- the nusG gene encoding transcription termination/antitermination protein NusG → MPILTTETDFYPENLWDDPPAVACDSASKWWCLHTKPRQEKAVARDLLGARVAFYLPQINNEHRTPQGRKLKSVLPLFTGYLFLKGDDNDRMIAIHGSRIVNVLQVFDQSTLEHDLRGIHKFLSSGLPISAEPRILPGTKVQIRSGPLAGAAGTVVRRGNGDHLVATVQFLSCGASVELQDWQIEPMVKQ, encoded by the coding sequence ATGCCGATTCTTACCACCGAGACCGATTTCTATCCTGAGAACCTGTGGGATGACCCCCCCGCGGTCGCGTGCGACTCCGCCTCGAAGTGGTGGTGTCTGCACACCAAGCCTCGACAAGAGAAGGCCGTTGCACGCGACCTTCTGGGTGCGAGGGTAGCTTTCTACCTCCCTCAGATCAACAACGAGCATCGTACCCCCCAGGGGCGGAAGCTCAAATCCGTCCTGCCGCTGTTCACCGGCTACCTTTTTTTAAAGGGCGACGACAACGACAGGATGATAGCGATTCATGGCAGTCGGATCGTCAACGTCCTTCAGGTCTTTGACCAGAGCACTCTGGAACACGACTTACGTGGCATCCATAAGTTTTTAAGTTCCGGATTGCCCATATCCGCGGAGCCCCGGATCTTGCCAGGGACGAAGGTGCAGATCAGGTCCGGCCCGCTCGCCGGCGCCGCGGGGACGGTTGTTCGACGAGGCAACGGCGACCATCTCGTCGCAACGGTTCAATTCCTCTCTTGTGGAGCGAGCGTGGAGCTTCAGGACTGGCAGATCGAGCCGATGGTCAAGCAGTAA
- a CDS encoding anion transporter — MTTQPASIPLVSTLFGLTYLGLALGKIPGLRIDRTGIALVGAAAMLGFGVVSMSDAARAVDYETIVLLFGMMVVVSHLRLAGFFALATEWIAGRFSGPFTLLAVTIGLSGVLSAFLVNDVVCVALTPLVLHLCQRLKRTPIPYLIGLATASNVGSVATITGNPQNIIIGSLSHISYLRFASRLAPVALIGLVLNFVVVAIVYRKQLGAVRRDLPAVEPESRPRVHRGLLIKSIAVTLVTVGCFFAGQPIALSALIAAGVLMLDRVRPEKVFNAVDWPLLVMFAGLFVVVSAFEVNVVRTWGIERWKPLLDSPVVLTSGLSVALSNLVSNVPAVLLFKPLMEVMPQKEQAWLALAMSSTLAGNLTVLGSVANLIVVEHARRAGTDLGFLEYLKVGVPLTILTTLVGVAWLALVPY; from the coding sequence GTGACAACGCAACCCGCTTCGATCCCTCTGGTTTCCACCCTCTTCGGCCTGACCTATCTTGGGTTGGCCCTGGGCAAAATCCCCGGTTTGCGGATCGACAGGACGGGGATCGCGCTCGTCGGGGCGGCCGCGATGCTCGGCTTCGGCGTGGTGTCGATGAGCGACGCGGCCCGGGCCGTCGATTACGAGACGATCGTCCTGCTGTTCGGCATGATGGTGGTCGTGTCGCACCTCCGCCTGGCCGGGTTTTTCGCCCTGGCGACGGAATGGATCGCCGGCCGGTTCTCCGGCCCATTCACGTTGCTGGCGGTGACGATCGGCCTGTCGGGCGTGCTCTCGGCGTTCCTGGTCAACGACGTCGTCTGCGTCGCCCTGACTCCCCTCGTCCTCCACCTCTGCCAGCGTCTGAAGCGAACTCCGATCCCCTACCTGATCGGCCTGGCGACGGCCTCGAACGTCGGCTCTGTCGCCACGATCACGGGCAATCCGCAGAACATCATCATCGGCTCACTCTCGCACATCTCCTACCTGCGATTCGCCAGTCGGTTGGCCCCCGTGGCCCTGATCGGCTTGGTGCTGAACTTCGTCGTCGTGGCGATCGTGTACCGAAAGCAGCTCGGCGCGGTGCGGCGTGATCTCCCGGCCGTGGAACCGGAGTCGAGGCCCAGGGTCCATCGCGGCCTGCTGATCAAGAGCATCGCGGTGACCCTGGTCACGGTCGGCTGCTTCTTCGCGGGGCAGCCGATCGCGCTCTCGGCCTTGATCGCAGCGGGCGTTTTGATGCTCGATCGGGTCCGCCCCGAGAAGGTTTTCAATGCGGTCGACTGGCCGCTCCTGGTGATGTTCGCCGGCTTGTTCGTCGTGGTGAGCGCGTTCGAGGTGAACGTCGTGCGGACGTGGGGGATCGAGCGCTGGAAGCCACTGCTCGATTCGCCGGTGGTGCTCACGAGCGGGCTGTCCGTGGCGCTTTCGAACCTGGTGTCGAACGTCCCGGCGGTGCTGCTGTTCAAGCCGCTCATGGAGGTCATGCCCCAGAAGGAGCAGGCGTGGCTGGCGCTGGCGATGTCGAGCACGCTGGCGGGGAACCTGACCGTGCTGGGATCGGTCGCGAACCTGATCGTGGTCGAGCACGCCCGCCGGGCGGGGACGGATCTGGGCTTCCTGGAATACCTCAAGGTCGGCGTGCCGCTGACCATCCTGACGACCCTCGTCGGCGTCGCCTGGCTCGCGTTGGTCCCCTACTGA
- a CDS encoding MFS transporter, with the protein MDWRNRIGLYGSYFLGMAAIGFTLPYLPLFLAEKGLSDRAIGIVSTLAALSGLAQFPIGLWSDRIGWRKPFLVAALALIAVSTVLLRGAEGVVWLGFLVILFAENGVGRAVVESLSGAEAAALAPRGGVGAALGALRFWKPIGIVLAALLGSWMSERHGVGAILVPLAVVQSLAVVAALLIHETPRRDQVAPEAPEPRDAVGPRAKEWFPRDAGLWIFVTAMVLYHAANAPGGVYLGLFLKRDLEAPDRMLAYAFVVSMAAWMLVVWPAGWLADRWGRKPLLIAGWAIMSIRLGLLALIHAPWIAVANQALDGLGNGLFAVIAAAWVTDRLADPRRSGEAQVIVGSCLVLGSALGPAASGFLVGPLGYRGLFAALAAVGVVATAIVAAFVPETLTRHKELADGRTVVPMATTSDLSTTP; encoded by the coding sequence ATGGACTGGCGCAACCGGATCGGACTTTACGGATCGTACTTCCTCGGGATGGCGGCGATCGGATTCACGTTGCCGTATCTGCCGCTTTTCCTTGCGGAGAAGGGGCTCTCGGACCGAGCGATCGGGATCGTATCGACCCTGGCGGCGTTATCGGGCCTGGCTCAATTTCCGATCGGTCTCTGGTCGGACCGGATCGGTTGGCGCAAGCCGTTCCTGGTCGCCGCATTGGCCCTGATCGCCGTGTCGACGGTGCTCTTGCGCGGCGCGGAGGGGGTCGTCTGGCTCGGGTTCCTCGTGATCCTGTTCGCCGAGAACGGCGTCGGCCGCGCCGTCGTCGAAAGCCTTTCCGGAGCCGAGGCCGCGGCACTGGCACCCAGGGGAGGCGTCGGCGCGGCGCTGGGCGCTCTCCGCTTTTGGAAGCCGATCGGAATCGTGCTCGCGGCCCTGCTGGGGAGCTGGATGTCCGAGCGGCATGGCGTCGGCGCGATCCTCGTCCCGCTCGCCGTGGTCCAGAGCCTGGCCGTCGTCGCAGCGCTCTTGATCCACGAGACGCCGAGGCGCGACCAGGTCGCGCCGGAAGCTCCGGAGCCGCGGGATGCGGTCGGCCCGCGAGCGAAGGAATGGTTTCCAAGGGACGCGGGCCTCTGGATCTTCGTGACGGCGATGGTACTCTATCACGCCGCGAACGCTCCCGGCGGCGTGTACCTGGGGTTGTTCCTGAAGCGAGACCTGGAAGCCCCCGACCGGATGCTGGCGTATGCGTTCGTCGTGAGCATGGCAGCCTGGATGCTCGTCGTCTGGCCGGCTGGGTGGCTCGCGGATCGGTGGGGGCGAAAGCCGTTGCTGATCGCCGGCTGGGCGATCATGTCGATTCGGCTCGGACTCTTGGCCCTGATCCACGCCCCATGGATCGCCGTCGCGAATCAGGCGCTCGATGGTCTTGGCAACGGCCTCTTCGCCGTGATCGCTGCCGCCTGGGTGACCGACCGACTGGCCGATCCGCGGCGATCGGGCGAGGCGCAGGTGATCGTCGGATCGTGCCTTGTGCTGGGCTCGGCGTTGGGGCCCGCGGCGTCGGGATTCCTGGTCGGGCCACTCGGATATCGGGGGCTGTTCGCGGCCCTGGCGGCCGTCGGCGTGGTGGCGACGGCGATCGTCGCAGCCTTCGTCCCCGAGACTCTGACACGGCACAAGGAACTCGCCGACGGCCGAACCGTCGTCCCGATGGCCACCACCTCCGACCTTTCGACGACCCCTTGA
- a CDS encoding ATP-binding protein — MEGSVSDERLYVSLSRFNLRVPLGVQVGGVAALFVAALLALWATGASVVARERRRSDARTLLVRAGDELAARGYEIVACAGEFPDYPEEPSRDELDRELSVRSASVLAKHQGVEGGYLVLRFKSFLGTTSNQRRPVSKGDEAPKEQPAQERGESSLPPLEAGLIDIQVDAAIRKQRVLFSVEELEGDPPVTVAIRTTPMIVGKRIVGASWVMTRLVDPLFVDRSLQGYRLATGLALAGIILAFALTASLALTVRRQAAERDRLQTELRRSERLAALGKLLAGVAHEVRNPLAGIRAITQLWRRGLGMGDEGFDHLTDEVDRLEDIVSRLLQFTRADAQDLAPGDLNSVAAEAARLAEDRARDHEVRVELEQTPDLPSVNMAAPALVQVLRNLTTNALQVMPRGGVLRVSTHLDPARGTVSASVADDGPGLSADVLSHLFEPFFTTKAEGTGLGLAIAREIALAHRGDLQAENRPNGGAVFTLVLPVAEVPAVGGALS; from the coding sequence ATGGAAGGTTCGGTTTCCGACGAGAGGCTGTACGTGTCGCTTTCGCGGTTCAATCTCCGGGTGCCGCTCGGCGTCCAGGTCGGCGGGGTCGCAGCCCTGTTCGTCGCGGCCCTTCTGGCCCTCTGGGCGACGGGCGCGTCGGTCGTCGCCCGGGAGCGTCGCCGATCCGACGCCAGGACTCTGCTCGTCCGCGCGGGGGACGAACTCGCCGCCCGGGGGTACGAGATCGTCGCCTGCGCCGGGGAGTTCCCGGACTACCCCGAGGAGCCGTCGCGAGACGAGCTTGACCGCGAGCTGTCTGTCCGGTCCGCGTCGGTCCTGGCGAAGCATCAGGGCGTCGAGGGGGGATACCTCGTCCTCAGGTTCAAGAGCTTCCTCGGCACCACGTCCAATCAGAGAAGGCCCGTGAGCAAGGGAGACGAAGCTCCGAAGGAGCAACCGGCGCAAGAGCGGGGCGAGTCGAGTTTGCCGCCACTTGAGGCCGGCCTGATCGATATCCAGGTCGACGCCGCGATTCGCAAGCAGCGGGTGCTGTTCTCCGTCGAGGAGCTTGAGGGCGATCCCCCGGTGACCGTGGCCATCCGCACGACGCCGATGATCGTCGGCAAACGCATCGTCGGGGCGAGCTGGGTGATGACCCGGCTGGTCGATCCGCTGTTCGTCGACCGCTCGCTCCAAGGTTATCGGCTGGCCACGGGGCTCGCGCTCGCGGGCATCATCCTGGCGTTCGCCCTCACCGCGAGCCTGGCCCTGACCGTCCGCCGCCAGGCGGCCGAGCGCGACCGGCTTCAGACCGAGCTGCGGCGGAGCGAGCGGCTGGCGGCGTTGGGGAAGCTGCTCGCGGGCGTGGCGCACGAGGTCCGCAACCCATTGGCCGGCATCCGGGCGATCACCCAGCTCTGGAGGCGCGGGCTCGGAATGGGCGACGAGGGGTTTGACCACCTCACCGACGAGGTCGACCGGCTGGAGGACATCGTCTCGCGGCTCTTGCAGTTCACGAGGGCCGACGCCCAAGACCTCGCCCCCGGCGATCTCAACTCGGTGGCGGCCGAGGCCGCTCGACTGGCCGAGGACCGCGCCCGGGATCATGAAGTCCGCGTCGAGCTTGAGCAGACGCCTGACCTGCCGTCGGTGAACATGGCGGCGCCGGCGCTGGTGCAGGTCCTCCGCAACCTGACGACCAACGCGCTCCAGGTGATGCCACGAGGCGGCGTGCTCCGGGTGTCGACCCATCTGGATCCGGCGCGCGGAACGGTCTCGGCGAGCGTGGCCGACGACGGGCCGGGGCTTTCGGCCGACGTGCTGTCGCACCTGTTCGAGCCGTTTTTCACCACGAAGGCGGAGGGGACCGGGCTGGGCCTGGCGATCGCCCGCGAGATCGCCCTCGCGCATCGCGGCGACCTTCAAGCCGAGAACCGCCCGAACGGCGGCGCCGTCTTCACCCTGGTTCTCCCTGTCGCCGAAGTCCCAGCCGTTGGAGGCGCCTTGTCATGA
- a CDS encoding sigma-54-dependent transcriptional regulator, whose amino-acid sequence MTTRPTEAETILVAEDDRAIRFSLACSLKAEGYRVIEAGDGDEALAGIDRERPDAVLLDLKMPGRDGLAVLAELGPALADLPVVVITAYGGSAAAIEAMRRGAYDYLSKPFDLDEVQLTLKRALRQRALACEVRALRAKSEESNEEADDSADAEPELIGRSAVMREVFKAIGLAAATDAAVLIVGESGTGKELVAAALHHHSDRSSGPFIRVNCGALPEGLVESELFGHERGAFSGADRQKPGRFERAAGGTILLDEVGELPLAAQAKILRVLQQREFERVGGTEILRTDARIVSATHRDLSKEVAAGRFREDLYYRLNVARIVIPPLRDRPDDIPLLAEAILRRAERRHGWTELSLSPEALIAIRERPWPGNVRQLENALSRAAIAARGRPILPEHLDADEPLDPAVPAAVDPAGLLPLRALLAEVERQAIRRALVACGGNRTKTAERLGISRRQLFDKIREYDLHP is encoded by the coding sequence ATGACGACCAGACCGACCGAAGCCGAGACGATCCTTGTCGCCGAGGACGACCGCGCGATCCGGTTCAGCCTCGCCTGTTCGCTGAAGGCCGAGGGCTACCGGGTGATCGAAGCCGGCGACGGTGACGAGGCCCTGGCCGGGATCGACCGCGAGCGACCCGACGCCGTCCTCCTGGATCTGAAGATGCCCGGCCGCGACGGCCTCGCCGTGCTCGCCGAGCTGGGCCCCGCGCTGGCTGACCTTCCGGTCGTCGTCATCACGGCGTACGGCGGCTCGGCCGCCGCGATCGAGGCGATGCGGCGAGGGGCCTACGACTACCTGAGCAAGCCGTTCGATCTTGACGAGGTTCAACTGACCCTCAAGCGGGCGCTTCGTCAGCGCGCTCTGGCCTGTGAAGTCCGCGCTCTGCGGGCGAAGAGTGAAGAATCGAATGAAGAGGCCGACGATTCGGCCGACGCCGAGCCGGAGCTGATCGGACGCAGCGCCGTCATGCGCGAGGTTTTCAAGGCGATCGGTCTCGCTGCCGCGACGGACGCCGCCGTCTTGATCGTCGGCGAGAGCGGGACCGGCAAGGAGTTGGTCGCCGCCGCCCTGCACCACCATTCCGACCGTTCGTCCGGCCCGTTCATCCGGGTCAACTGCGGAGCGCTTCCCGAGGGGCTGGTCGAGAGCGAGCTGTTCGGTCACGAGCGCGGCGCATTTTCCGGCGCCGACCGGCAGAAGCCCGGCCGGTTCGAGCGAGCCGCCGGCGGGACCATCCTTCTCGACGAAGTCGGCGAGCTTCCGCTCGCGGCTCAGGCGAAAATCCTTCGCGTCCTCCAGCAGCGGGAGTTCGAGCGGGTCGGTGGAACCGAGATCCTGCGGACCGACGCCCGGATCGTTTCGGCGACGCACCGCGACCTTTCGAAGGAGGTCGCCGCCGGACGGTTCCGCGAAGACCTCTACTATCGCCTGAACGTCGCCCGGATCGTCATCCCGCCCCTCCGCGACCGCCCCGACGACATCCCGCTCCTGGCCGAAGCCATCCTCCGCCGCGCGGAGCGAAGACACGGCTGGACCGAGCTTTCGCTCTCGCCCGAGGCGCTCATCGCCATCCGCGAGCGACCGTGGCCGGGGAACGTGCGGCAGCTTGAGAACGCCCTGTCGCGCGCGGCGATCGCCGCGCGAGGCCGGCCGATCCTCCCCGAACACCTCGACGCCGACGAGCCGCTCGACCCGGCGGTTCCCGCAGCAGTCGACCCCGCCGGGCTGCTACCGCTCCGCGCGCTTCTGGCCGAAGTGGAGCGTCAGGCGATCCGCCGCGCCCTGGTCGCATGCGGCGGCAACCGCACCAAGACCGCCGAACGCCTCGGCATCAGCCGCCGTCAACTCTTCGACAAGATCCGCGAGTACGACCTGCACCCGTAG
- a CDS encoding molybdopterin-dependent oxidoreductase has protein sequence MRIRRDTLLVFIALVVAPTVAAYAQWAAFGLPSVAAETSAPPDVDMPTGFPAWLRIHHYVNLFFLIILIRSGLQILADHPRLYWNVHCTPGTEWLRATPIEVPTDRVWTSKNDSRHLSPWIGLPGYRHTVGMARHWHFLSVLFWVGNGLIFVILLFGTGQWRRLVPTSWRIVPEAWSIFVHYATLHMPPEPNGFYRYNALQQLAYFSTIFVLAPLAIATGPSMSPAFTNRFSWYPRLPGNRQIGRSLHFLVMVAFLGFLVVHVAMVSFTGLVRNMNHIVIGTDDGRRLGIYLGLLGIVVVAAFNGLANWAAWRRPRTIQHIARAIVTPIMKRLLNDAAPEAEFPRDQISPFFWPNGKLPTSDEWTTLNADDFKDYRLKISGLIENPVELSLDEIRAMGVKSQVTLHHCIQGWSGVAAWRGTPMSKLIDLVRPTSDARMAVFHSFGEGLEGGLYYDSHAIENLRHPQSILAYEMNDEPLSALHGAPLRLRVENQLGFKMVKWIRAIEFVESHKDFGEGEGGYNEDHEYFGEQANI, from the coding sequence ATGCGAATCCGACGCGACACTCTTCTCGTGTTCATCGCCCTGGTGGTGGCTCCAACCGTCGCGGCCTACGCCCAGTGGGCCGCGTTCGGTTTGCCGTCGGTGGCGGCCGAAACGTCGGCGCCCCCCGATGTCGACATGCCCACCGGTTTTCCGGCCTGGCTCCGCATCCACCATTATGTGAACCTGTTTTTCCTCATCATCCTGATTCGCAGCGGCCTGCAAATCCTCGCGGACCACCCTCGGCTCTACTGGAACGTCCACTGCACCCCCGGCACGGAATGGCTCCGCGCGACGCCGATCGAGGTTCCCACGGACCGCGTCTGGACGTCCAAGAACGACTCGCGCCACCTGTCTCCCTGGATCGGCCTTCCAGGATATCGACATACCGTCGGCATGGCCCGGCACTGGCACTTCCTGAGCGTACTGTTCTGGGTCGGCAACGGACTGATCTTCGTGATTCTGCTGTTCGGAACCGGGCAATGGCGACGGCTCGTCCCCACCTCATGGCGGATCGTCCCCGAGGCGTGGTCGATCTTCGTCCATTACGCCACGCTCCACATGCCTCCGGAGCCCAACGGGTTCTACCGCTACAACGCGCTTCAGCAGCTCGCGTATTTCTCCACGATTTTCGTGCTCGCGCCCCTGGCGATCGCGACCGGGCCGTCGATGTCGCCGGCGTTCACGAACCGGTTCTCCTGGTATCCCAGGCTACCCGGCAACCGGCAGATCGGCCGGTCGCTCCATTTCCTCGTGATGGTCGCCTTTCTCGGTTTTCTGGTCGTCCACGTCGCGATGGTGAGCTTCACCGGCCTCGTCCGGAACATGAACCACATCGTCATCGGCACGGACGACGGCCGACGCCTCGGCATCTACCTGGGCCTGCTGGGCATCGTCGTCGTGGCGGCTTTCAACGGACTGGCGAACTGGGCGGCGTGGCGGCGACCTCGAACAATCCAGCACATTGCCAGGGCGATCGTCACGCCGATCATGAAACGGCTGCTCAACGACGCCGCGCCCGAGGCCGAATTCCCGCGCGATCAGATCTCGCCGTTCTTCTGGCCGAACGGGAAATTGCCGACGAGCGACGAATGGACGACCCTGAACGCCGACGATTTCAAGGACTACCGGCTCAAGATCTCCGGCCTGATCGAGAACCCGGTCGAGCTGTCGCTGGACGAGATCCGGGCGATGGGGGTGAAGTCGCAGGTCACGCTGCACCACTGTATCCAGGGCTGGTCGGGCGTCGCGGCTTGGCGAGGGACGCCGATGTCGAAGCTGATCGATCTGGTCCGCCCGACGTCTGACGCGCGGATGGCCGTCTTCCACTCGTTCGGCGAGGGCCTCGAAGGGGGCCTGTACTACGACAGCCATGCGATCGAGAACCTTCGCCACCCGCAATCGATTCTGGCCTACGAGATGAACGACGAACCGCTGAGCGCCTTGCACGGCGCGCCCCTGAGGCTGCGAGTCGAAAACCAGCTCGGCTTCAAGATGGTCAAGTGGATTCGCGCCATCGAGTTCGTCGAAAGCCACAAGGATTTCGGAGAAGGGGAGGGGGGCTACAACGAGGATCACGAATACTTCGGCGAGCAGGCGAACATCTGA
- a CDS encoding cupin domain-containing protein produces MAIPHAKPGEVIDVRPLAKDLAGARTTVLVKTEALEIIRLVIPQGKEIPTHATHGEISVQCLEGRVAFTSEGVRRELGAGELLYLQGEQSHSVTGIEDASLLLTITFPRYSPLAERPPHCDQASPVDGASELAQGRGGRVDFDSDAATDLVDQASQESFPASDAPGFIYCDAAEQPETDAPGEPSKGKGRKKD; encoded by the coding sequence ATGGCGATCCCGCATGCGAAGCCGGGCGAGGTAATCGACGTCCGACCGCTCGCGAAGGATCTGGCCGGCGCGAGAACCACGGTCCTGGTCAAGACCGAGGCTTTGGAAATCATCAGGTTGGTGATCCCCCAGGGCAAGGAGATCCCCACCCACGCAACCCACGGGGAGATCTCGGTCCAGTGCCTGGAGGGCCGGGTCGCTTTCACGTCCGAAGGCGTCCGGCGCGAACTGGGCGCCGGTGAATTACTCTACCTTCAAGGCGAGCAATCCCACTCGGTCACGGGGATCGAAGACGCCTCGCTCCTCCTGACCATCACCTTCCCGCGGTACTCGCCACTCGCCGAGCGACCGCCCCATTGCGACCAGGCGAGCCCAGTCGACGGCGCGTCCGAGCTGGCGCAAGGTCGCGGTGGGCGGGTCGATTTCGACTCGGACGCGGCGACCGATCTCGTCGATCAGGCGTCCCAGGAGTCGTTCCCGGCGAGCGACGCTCCCGGCTTCATCTACTGCGACGCCGCCGAGCAACCCGAAACCGACGCGCCCGGTGAACCGAGCAAGGGCAAGGGGAGGAAAAAGGACTGA
- a CDS encoding nitric-oxide reductase large subunit → MVPSFAVLGYYGGEVYRMAPPIPRRVVTTEGKVLFTGQDVKDGQNVWQSMGGQQVGSVWGHGAYVAPDWSADWLHREAIWLLDHWAHQDHAQLYAALPPEQQAGLKARLKAELRTNTYNAETGDLVISPLRAQAIGVLSEHYASIFGDDPAVDELRDAYAIPANAIRDPARMAQMNDFFFWSSWVCSTERPGQAITYTNNWPSETLIDNRPAATLLVWSLISFIVLLAGIGLLALYFAIQQGKRDDSHELPEVDPLLALRPTPSMRATLKYFWVVMALIIAQIGFGVLTAHYGVEGSGFYGIPLAKWLPYAVTRTWHTQLAIFWIATAWLATGLFMAPAVSGYEPKFQRLGVNFLFVCLLIIVVGSMAGQWFAVQQRLGNTVNFWFGHQGYEYVDLGRFWQAFLTVGLFLWLMLMVRAMWPAFRSGENRHLLALFLLASAAIPLFYVPGLFWHRQSNLAVAEYWRWWVVHLWVEGFFEVFATVVIAFLFTRMGLLRTATATAAVLFSTSVFLLGGILGTFHHIYFAGTPTGILALGATFSSLEVVPLVLIGFEAYENLTMSRARPWIGGYKWPIYFFVGVAFWNLVGAGLFGFLINPPIALYYMQGLNTTAVHGHTALFGVYGMLGIGLMLFCLKGLATHHVWRTGVLSFAFWTINLGLALMVVLSLLPVGLLQTWASVETGTWYARSAEFMQTPTMHTLRWMRAIGDTIFAIGMFALGWFVLGLKTGWSIRSEEDPTLEPLLPTAAKPEFGSAR, encoded by the coding sequence ATGGTGCCGTCGTTTGCGGTACTCGGCTACTACGGCGGCGAAGTCTACCGGATGGCCCCGCCGATCCCGCGGCGCGTGGTCACGACGGAAGGCAAGGTGCTGTTCACGGGCCAGGACGTCAAGGACGGCCAAAACGTCTGGCAGTCGATGGGCGGTCAGCAGGTCGGCTCGGTATGGGGCCACGGGGCGTACGTCGCCCCCGACTGGTCGGCCGACTGGCTTCACCGCGAGGCGATCTGGCTGCTCGACCACTGGGCCCATCAAGACCACGCCCAACTCTACGCCGCGCTTCCGCCCGAGCAGCAGGCGGGGCTGAAGGCGCGTCTGAAGGCCGAGCTTCGCACCAACACTTATAACGCCGAGACGGGCGACTTGGTGATCTCGCCGCTGCGGGCCCAGGCGATCGGCGTGCTCAGCGAGCACTACGCCTCGATCTTCGGCGACGATCCCGCGGTCGACGAGCTGCGCGACGCCTACGCGATCCCCGCGAACGCGATCCGCGACCCGGCGCGGATGGCGCAGATGAACGACTTCTTCTTCTGGTCGTCGTGGGTCTGCTCGACCGAACGTCCGGGCCAGGCGATCACCTACACCAACAACTGGCCGTCCGAGACGCTCATCGACAACCGGCCGGCCGCCACGCTGCTCGTCTGGTCGTTGATCAGTTTCATAGTCTTGCTGGCGGGGATCGGCTTGCTGGCCCTGTACTTCGCCATCCAGCAGGGCAAGCGGGACGATAGCCACGAGCTGCCGGAAGTCGACCCGCTCCTGGCCCTGCGGCCGACTCCCTCTATGAGGGCGACCTTGAAATACTTCTGGGTCGTGATGGCGCTGATCATCGCGCAGATCGGATTCGGCGTCCTGACGGCCCACTACGGCGTCGAGGGCTCGGGTTTCTACGGCATCCCCCTGGCGAAATGGCTGCCGTACGCGGTGACCCGCACCTGGCATACGCAGTTGGCCATCTTCTGGATCGCCACCGCCTGGCTGGCCACCGGCCTGTTCATGGCGCCGGCGGTCTCGGGATACGAGCCGAAGTTCCAGCGGCTGGGGGTCAACTTTCTGTTCGTCTGCCTGCTGATCATCGTCGTGGGCTCGATGGCGGGGCAATGGTTCGCCGTCCAGCAACGGCTCGGCAACACGGTGAACTTCTGGTTCGGACACCAGGGATACGAGTACGTCGACCTCGGGCGGTTCTGGCAGGCGTTCCTGACCGTCGGCCTGTTCTTGTGGCTGATGCTGATGGTCCGCGCGATGTGGCCCGCGTTCCGGTCCGGAGAGAACCGCCACCTGCTGGCGCTGTTCTTGCTGGCCTCGGCGGCCATCCCGTTGTTTTACGTCCCCGGGTTGTTCTGGCACCGACAGTCGAACCTGGCGGTCGCCGAATACTGGCGATGGTGGGTGGTCCACCTGTGGGTCGAAGGCTTCTTCGAGGTCTTCGCGACCGTCGTGATCGCGTTCCTGTTCACCCGAATGGGGCTGCTCCGCACGGCCACGGCCACCGCCGCGGTCCTGTTCTCGACGAGCGTCTTCTTGCTCGGCGGCATCCTCGGCACGTTCCACCACATCTACTTCGCCGGCACCCCGACGGGCATCCTGGCGTTGGGTGCGACGTTCAGCTCGCTGGAGGTGGTGCCGTTGGTCTTGATCGGCTTCGAAGCGTATGAAAACCTGACGATGAGTCGGGCTCGCCCCTGGATCGGCGGCTACAAGTGGCCGATCTACTTCTTCGTCGGAGTTGCGTTCTGGAACCTCGTCGGCGCCGGGCTGTTCGGATTCCTGATCAATCCGCCGATCGCGCTCTACTACATGCAAGGGCTGAACACGACGGCCGTTCACGGCCACACGGCGCTCTTCGGCGTCTACGGCATGCTCGGCATCGGCCTGATGCTCTTCTGCCTGAAGGGGCTGGCGACGCACCACGTCTGGAGGACCGGAGTGCTTTCGTTCGCGTTCTGGACGATCAACCTCGGCCTCGCCTTGATGGTGGTGCTCAGCCTGCTGCCGGTGGGGCTGTTGCAGACCTGGGCCAGCGTCGAGACCGGCACTTGGTACGCCCGGTCGGCTGAATTCATGCAGACGCCGACGATGCACACGCTCCGCTGGATGCGGGCCATCGGCGATACGATCTTCGCCATCGGAATGTTCGCGTTGGGTTGGTTCGTCCTGGGTCTGAAGACCGGCTGGTCGATCCGGTCCGAGGAAGACCCCACGCTTGAGCCCTTGCTGCCGACCGCGGCGAAGCCGGAGTTCGGGTCGGCCCGCTAA